One genomic window of Quercus robur chromosome 6, dhQueRobu3.1, whole genome shotgun sequence includes the following:
- the LOC126690039 gene encoding uncharacterized protein LOC126690039, which yields MSKALDRISQSPFTRRIEGAELPRRFHQPIFAIYNGRTDPVEHVSQFNQRMAVHSRDEALMCKVFPSSLGPMVIRGFDSLKPNSINSFKHLTQAFGSHFIEGNYDGIAISTFKKGLPTEHGLRKSLTGKLVTSVRQLMDRIDKYKRVKGDQQMGKGKAKVVPQERRDFRSDRFGNNNRLRRDYSEQSGSTGAQAVHTVFREPLHKILEKVKNEPFFQWPSRMAGDPAKRNQSLYCEYHQEPGHSTNDCRNLKNHLDRLVREGKMRHLLHHPIGRQEQAGVEARQSTLRPPIGTINVILAAPRRTRSHPFRVMSVAQLPIEVDDCESKRAKGMTSPILGFSDEDKVGTIQPHDDALVVTLRIGGYDVKRVLVDQGSAVEVMYPDWYKGLKLRPEDLIAYDSPLVSFKGKTVTPKGQIRLPIQTGSNIVEVDFIVVDAYSPYTAIVARPWFHTLGAVSSTLHQKVKYPLEG from the coding sequence ATGAGTAAGGCCCTGGACCGCATCTCTCAGTCACCCTTCACGCGCAGGATAGAAGGGGCTGaacttcctcggcggttccacCAACCCATTTTCGCTATATATAACGGTCGGACGGACCCCgtagagcacgtgagccagtttaaccaaaGGATGGCCGTCCATTCTAGAGACGAGGCgttgatgtgcaaggtgtttCCGTCTAGTTTGGGACCCATGGTGATAAGGGGGTTTGACAGCCTCAAGCCAAACTCCATAAATTCTTTTAAGCACCTAACCCAAGCTTTCGGTTCTCACTTCATAGAGGGAAATTACGATGGCATtgccatcagcaccttcaagaaAGGCCTGCCGACAGAGCACGGTTTAAGGAAGTCCTTGACTGGGAAACTGGTCACCAGCGTGCGCCAGCTCATGGACCGAATCGACAAGTACAAGAGGGTCAAAGGAGACCAACAAATGGGAAAGGGcaaagcgaaggttgtccctcaggagaggagggacttcaggtcggacagATTTGGCAACAATAACCGGCTGAGAAGGGATTACTCGGAGCAATCTGGATCCACCGGGGCACAGGCAGTCCACactgtgttccgagaaccattaCATAAGATCTTAGAGAAAGTCAAGAATGAACCGTTCTTTCAATGGCCAAGTAGAATGGCAGGCGACCCCGCGAAACGTAACCAGAGCCTATATTGCGAATACCACCAGGAACCAGGGCACTCCACTAACGACTGCAGAAACTTGAAAAATCACTTAGACCGGCTGGTCCGAGAGGGAAAGATGAGACATCTCTTGCATCATCCCATTGGACGACAAGAGCAGGCGGGCGTCGAGGCAAGGCAAAGCACCTTGAGACCGCCTAttggcacgataaatgtcattcttgctgCCCCAAGAAGAACCCGCTCCCATCCTTTCAGAGTGATGTCGGTGGCCCAACTCCCCATTGAAGTTGACGACTGTGAGTCTAAGAGGGCTAAAGGGATGACCTCGCCCATACtcggattctcggatgaggataaagTTGGAACCATCCAGCCCCACGACGATGCTCTAGTCGTCACACTCAGGATTGGGGGATATGACGTAAAGAGGGTGCTAGTTGATCAGGGCAGTGCCGTGGAGGTAATGTACCCCGACTGGTACAAGGGGCTAAAGCTGAGACCAGAAGACCTGATAGCATACGACTCCCCTTTGGTAAGTTTCAAAGGGAAAACTGTTACTCCAAAAGGCCAGATCAGGCTACCTATACAAACAGGCTCGAACatagtggaggtggacttcatagtGGTGGACGCTTATTCGCCCTACACCGCCATTGTAGCCAGACCGTGGTTTCATACCCTAGGAGCTGTATCCTCAACCCTACACCAAAAGGTGAAGTACCCGTTGGAGGGATAG